The Avibacterium sp. 20-132 genome segment ATTAGCTATTGTGTTTGGCGCAAGGTTGCAAATTAATCATCTCCTTGAACAACAAGGCATTACACCAACGTACCATAAAAATATTCGCATTACCGATCCCCATAGTCTTGACATAGTAAAACAGGCAGTAGGTAAATTAAATTATGATATTGCCGCCCGTCTTTCCTTACGCTTACCTCATTCAGCGGTGATCAATGTCGTGAGTAGTAATGTTATTTTGGCACAACCGATTGGCGTAGATGAGGGGGTTGATTATCAACTCAGTGGAAAAATTCGTCGTATTGATAGTGAAAAAATTCAGCAACAACTGGATCAGGGATCCATTGTGCTACTCGGTCCTATCGCCCCTTCTGTAACAGGGGAAACCTTTAATTTACCTTTTGAAGAAATCGCAACACAAGTGGCAATCAAACTTAAAGCAGAAAAACTGATCGCGTTTTCTAATACACAAGGTATTTTAAATGAGCAGCAAGAAACCATTGCCGATTTGTTACCTCAAGAGGCAGAAAAATATTTAACTCAATTGATTTCCCAAAATCAATATCACAGCTCGCAAGCCCGCTTCTTGCAGGCGGCGATTGAGGTTTGTCGTGCGGGGGTAAAACGTTCTCATTTATTAAGTTATGAAGAAGATGGTTCATTGCTACAAGAACTGTTTACTCGAGATGGTGTGGGAACGCAGCTTTCAATGGAAAATTCAGAACATATTCGCCTTGCCAACGTGGCGGATATTCCCGCATTATTAGAGCTTATCCACCCATTGGAACAGCAAGGCATCTTGGTTAAACGTTCTCGTGAGCAACTTGAAATGGAGATTGCAAATTACACCATTATTGATCGTGATGGCGTAGTCATTGCTTGCGCAGCACTTAATATTTATCCACAGGAAAAAATGGCAGAAATGGCGTGCGTTGCCGTTCACCCTGATTATCGTAATTCTTCTCGCGGCGATATTTTATTAGAAGCCATTCAAAAACGAGCAAAAGAACAGCAAATTGAGAAATTATTTGTCCTCACCACGCGTACAGTACATTGGTTTCAAGAACGAGGATTTTACTTAGCTCAGGTAGAAGATCTGCCCGTAGAAAAAAGAGAAAAATACAATTATCAGCGTCGTTCCAAGATTTTGATTCAACATTTAGAGGCATAACATCACAACAAAGGGGCAACATTTGCCCCTTATTTTTGCACTTTATTTTATGCCTAAACAAAGGTATTTTAGCTCTAAAAATTCTTCTATACCATAACGAGAACCTTCTCGCCCAATACCCGATTCTTTCACTCCACCAAATGGGGCAAATTCATTCGTAACCAATCCTTCATTAATGCCCACGATACCATATTCTAAGGCTTCTGATACTCGCCAAATACGATGAATATTTTGTGTGAAAAAGTAAGCTGCTAGCCCAAATTCGGTATCATTTGCCATTGCGATGCCCTCTTCTTCCGTGTCAAACTTAAAAATTGGTGCTAAAGGAGCAAAGGTTTCTTCTTTGGCAACTAACATTGTCTGGTCAACGTCTTTTAAAACCGTGGGTTGAAAAAATGTGCCACCAAGATTGGCAGGTTTACCGCCAAGTACAAGTTTCGCCCCTTTTTGTAACGCATCATCAATGTGACTTTGTACTTTATCCACAGCACTTTGGCGGATTAATGGCCCCATTGTCACATTAGGTTCATTGGCTTTACCCAAGGTAATTTGTTGTACTTTTTCGCTGAATTTTTGCAAAAATGCCGTATAAATTCCCGATTGTACATAAATGCGATTCGTACAGATACAAGTTTGCCCTGCATTACGGAATTTAGACGCAAACACACCTTCCACGGCAGTGTCTAAATCCGCATCATCAAATACCAAAGCGGGTGCATTACCTCCCAGTTCTAAGGATAATTTTTTCACCGTACTCGCCGATTGTGCCATTAATAGTTTGCCCACCTTGGTTGAACCGGTGAACGTTAATTTGCGAATAATTGGGCTTGCTGTAAGCACTTTTCCAACTTCTACGGCTTGGGTGGTAGGAATGACATTCAACAAACCTTTTGGCAACCCCGCTTGGCTGGCTAATTCCGCGAGGGCTAAGGCAGATAATGGGG includes the following:
- the argA gene encoding amino-acid N-acetyltransferase → MRSTELVQWFRQSTPYVNMHRGKTFVIMLDGDTIASPNFINIINDISLLHSLGIKLAIVFGARLQINHLLEQQGITPTYHKNIRITDPHSLDIVKQAVGKLNYDIAARLSLRLPHSAVINVVSSNVILAQPIGVDEGVDYQLSGKIRRIDSEKIQQQLDQGSIVLLGPIAPSVTGETFNLPFEEIATQVAIKLKAEKLIAFSNTQGILNEQQETIADLLPQEAEKYLTQLISQNQYHSSQARFLQAAIEVCRAGVKRSHLLSYEEDGSLLQELFTRDGVGTQLSMENSEHIRLANVADIPALLELIHPLEQQGILVKRSREQLEMEIANYTIIDRDGVVIACAALNIYPQEKMAEMACVAVHPDYRNSSRGDILLEAIQKRAKEQQIEKLFVLTTRTVHWFQERGFYLAQVEDLPVEKREKYNYQRRSKILIQHLEA
- a CDS encoding NAD-dependent succinate-semialdehyde dehydrogenase translates to MQTFSLIKTKGYINGEYVESANGQTFAVLNPATQQEICQVADLGVVETERAILAAEQAQKQWKQTLPKERANILTHWYDLVLQHQEALAQLISLEQGKPIAESRGEVLYGASFIQWFAEEAKRIQGDMLPSDKGHHRLMAIKQPIGVVAAITPWNFPNAMITRKAAPALAAGCAVVLKPAPETPLSALALAELASQAGLPKGLLNVIPTTQAVEVGKVLTASPIIRKLTFTGSTKVGKLLMAQSASTVKKLSLELGGNAPALVFDDADLDTAVEGVFASKFRNAGQTCICTNRIYVQSGIYTAFLQKFSEKVQQITLGKANEPNVTMGPLIRQSAVDKVQSHIDDALQKGAKLVLGGKPANLGGTFFQPTVLKDVDQTMLVAKEETFAPLAPIFKFDTEEEGIAMANDTEFGLAAYFFTQNIHRIWRVSEALEYGIVGINEGLVTNEFAPFGGVKESGIGREGSRYGIEEFLELKYLCLGIK